A genomic region of Clostridia bacterium contains the following coding sequences:
- the cas4 gene encoding CRISPR-associated protein Cas4, with translation MRYKDEDLLQLSGIQHFVFCRRQWALIHIEQQWAENLRTVEGDLMHKNAHDWERREKRGNVIITRGMPVFSRALGISGQCDVVEFRLADGGITLKGEDGTWLPMPVEYKRGKPKEHLADEMQLCAQAMCIEEMLCCSIPSGALYYNEAKRRTAVVFTAELRGQVRDAIFEMHSLYEKQHTPKVKPKKGCSACSLKDLCLPKLMRKKSVKSYMKEAMEDDI, from the coding sequence ATGAGATATAAGGATGAAGACCTGCTCCAGCTTTCCGGGATACAGCACTTTGTGTTCTGCCGCCGACAGTGGGCGCTTATCCACATTGAGCAGCAGTGGGCAGAGAATCTAAGGACTGTAGAGGGTGATTTAATGCATAAAAATGCCCACGACTGGGAACGCCGCGAGAAGCGGGGTAATGTTATTATAACCAGGGGGATGCCCGTTTTCTCCCGCGCCCTCGGCATATCCGGTCAGTGCGACGTTGTGGAGTTCAGACTTGCAGACGGCGGCATAACGCTCAAAGGCGAGGACGGAACGTGGCTGCCCATGCCCGTGGAGTACAAGCGGGGAAAGCCCAAAGAGCATCTTGCGGACGAAATGCAGCTTTGCGCCCAGGCAATGTGCATTGAAGAAATGCTGTGCTGCAGTATTCCTTCCGGTGCGCTATATTACAATGAAGCAAAGAGAAGGACAGCAGTAGTATTTACGGCTGAACTGCGCGGACAGGTCAGGGATGCTATTTTTGAGATGCACAGCCTTTATGAAAAACAGCATACGCCAAAGGTCAAGCCGAAAAAAGGATGCAGCGCATGTTCGCTTAAAGATTTGTGTCTGCCCAAACTTATGCGCAAAAAA